From the Candidatus Equadaptatus faecalis genome, the window TGCGCCTTCCCAGCCGATAAGCTCGACACCTATCTGGTTCTGTTCAAGATTGTGCTTCGGCGGCTTGGGAACCGAAAAAACGCGCTCTGCGTACGAAAGCCTGAGAGGACGCTCCTCATCGCTGAAATGCGTTGAAAGGTACGTTACGGCGGAAAGCGTTAAATCGCCGCGCAAAACGCACGGCTCCCCGTAAGGCGAAGTGAGTGCAATCAGCTTTTCGGCTTCAGAATGGGGCAGATTGTCCCACACGCCGCTCAGCAGCTGAAGCTCCGCAGGGCTGAAAGGCCTGTAGCCGTACAGAGCAAAAAGCTCCATAGCCCTGTTTCTGCAATATTCAAGTTTCGCCGCCATGCTGCCTCCGAAACTGCTGCAGCCCTTAGGATTTCCCTGCATTTCTATTCCCCGTTTCAAAACGTGATCTTTCATATATAATTATATCAGTGTAAATAAAAAATAAAAGCATGTGCTTTAATATGCTAAAGTGCTATCTTGATTGAACCCCTCGCGCGGATTATAATAGCACAGTCAGCAGAGATTTGCAATTATCGGAGGTATGACAGACTTGAGAACCGGCAGCGGAAAAAAAATCGATGCTCTCATATTTGACGTTGACGGTGTTCTTCTTGACGTCAGCCGCTCCTTTTCGGAAGTGATACGCCGCTCAATACTGGACGGCTTTGTCCGTTTCTGCGGCGGGGAAGCGGATTCTGAAGGCTGTACGCCGGAGCATGAAAAGATAATGAAACGGCACGGAGCGTTCAACGATGATTACGACCTTGCCTGGACACTGCTTTCAATGACTGCTGCCGCAGGCGGGAAAAAACTGTCGCTGGCTTTTCCGACGCCCGAAAAACTTGCGGCGGAGCTTGAAAGCTTTTCCGGCAGCGTAAAGGAATGGACGCTTGAAAGATACGGCGCGCTGATCCCTTACAAAGAATTCCGCGGATACTGCGACGATTTGTATCTTGGCACAAAGGACAGCAAAGGTCTTTATATGCTTGAAAAACCGCTGCTTCACGCAAAATGGAACGAACTGCCGCTTCCCGCAGGACTTTACACCGGAAGAGATCTCAAAGAACTTGCCTGTGCCTACGAAAGCCTCGGCTGGGAACCGCTGCCTAAAGAAAACGTAATTCACCGCGAAACAGGAATTTGCAAACCGTCGCCTGAAGGGCTTGAAATACTCTGCAAACGTTTCGGCGCTGAAAATCCGCTGTACGTCGGCGATACGGCGAGCGACTTTAAGGCATTCAAAGCATTCGGCAAAGGCGTGTTCGCGGCGATAGGCAGTCTGCTGCCGGAAGCTGAAAACAGCTTTGCGGACTGTGACGAAGCTTTGGAAAAAATGCTTTAACAAAGGTGGTAACAACAATGGACAAAAAAATTCTTGAAAAACTGGTGCGCCCGTGCGTAATGCCGCTGCAGCCCTACAATCCGGGCAAGGTTCCCGAAGCACGCGTGCGCATAATGGCAAACGAAAACAACCTCGGCGTCAGCGACTCAGCGCTGAGGGCAATGACAAGAGCAATACTCTCCGCCAATCGCTATCCGGACATCAGCTGCGCCGAACTGCGCGAAAAAATCGCGCAAAAAAACGGACTGAAGCCTGAGCAGATAATATGCGGCAACGGGCTTGACGGTGTCTTCACAATGATAGGAAGGGCATTCCTGAATCCGGGCGACGAAGTGATATGCGGCGACTTCACCTTCTCGGTCTACAAAAGCATTGCCGACATAATGGACGCAAAAGCGGTTGAAGTGCCTGTGACGGAAGAATTTGCCCTTGACATTGACGGATTTATAGCGGCAGTTACGCCGAAAACAAAACTGATATGCCTCTGCAATCCCAACAACCCCACAGGCAGCTTTGCCGCTTCCTCCGAAGTGCGCCGGCTGATTGAAGCTGCGCCGCAGGACGTTCTGGTAATAGCTGACGAAGCCTATATGGAATTTACGCCTGACACGGACAGCGTACTGCCCATGCTTGCGGAATATCCCAATCTCATGGTATGCCGCACCTTCTCAAAGCTCTACGGGCTTGCAGGGCTTCGCGTAGGCTGGGCGGCTGCGGATCCCGACGTCATCGCGCAGCTTTACAAAGTGCGCGAGCCGTACTGTCTCAGCGCCGTAGCGCAGGCGGCTGCCCTCGCAGTACTGGACGACGACGAATACGCGGCGGACACGAAAACTCTTGTTGCTGCTGAACGAGTGCGGTTTGCAGACTTCTTTGACGCGCACGGCATAAAATACTATCCGACGGCAGCAAACTTCTGCCTTGTCAGTTTCGGAAACAGAACGGAAGAAATTTTTGACAAGCTTTTTGCAGACGGCATACTTACGCGCCTGATGTCGTACAAAGGAGAAAAATACATCCGTTTCTCAATCGGCGAAATGGAAGAAAACATCTTCGTACTGGAAGAACTGGAGAAGATAATCGCAAGCCGGTAACCGGCAATTAAAAACTCCGCCGTTAAGCGGAGTTTTTTGTTTGCATGGAGCCGGCGAGTGGACTCGAACCACCGACCTGCTGATTACAAGTCAGCTGCTCTACCAACTGAGCTACACCGGCATGACACTTGCCACAGGAGAATATTTTACATTAATATTGATTTCCGTCAAGTGCTTTTTTGAGGCTACGCGATATCTTCCGCGCTGACGAGCGGAACTCCAGCGCTGCCGAGAACCTGCTCCGCCCTCTCCTGGTCGTCAACGCGGATAACGCTGCAGGCAGAGCCTTTCTTCTTCATTATGAAAGCGTAGCTGTACTCAAGATTGATGCCGGCATCGGCAAGCAGCTGCAGAATATTGTAAAGTCCTCCTGCCTCGTCGCTCAGCTCAACGGCGATAACCGGCGTCAGGCTTGCGACGTAACACTCGTCCTTCAGAGCCTCAAGCGCCTTTTCCGGCGTATCGACAAGCAGACGCGCTATTCCGAAATCGGTCGTTTCCGAAAGCGAAAGCGCACGCATATTGACATTGTGTCTGCGGAGCGTGTCCGCAAGCTTCAAAAGCTGTGAGGGTTTGTTCTCGATAAAAACCGAAAGCTGATTAAGCGCCATCTTAATTCCTCCCCGTTTTTTCGTAAAGACCGCGTTTGTCCACAACTCTTACCGCCTTGCCCTCGCTTCTCGAAAGCGTTGTAGGAGCGACAAGGTGCACCTTGGCGTAAATTCCGAGCACCGATTTAAGCGTTGCAACTATATCCTTCTCCATTGCAGAAAGACTGCTGAGCTTGTCGGAGAACATCTCCGGCGTCATCTCAACGTTGATGTCAAGCACGTCGCTGTTGTTCTCGCGCGTTACGATAATCTCGTAATTCGACGAGCAGCCGCGCGAAATAAGCACCGCCTCAATCTGCGACGGGAATACGTTAACGCCCTTAACGATAAGCATATCGTCGCTGCGTCCGAGAATCTTGCCCATACGGACGTGAGTCCTTCCGCAGGCGCACTTTTCCCTGTTCAGGGTGCAGATGTCGTGTGTACGGTAGCGGATAAGCGGCGACGCCTGTTTGTTAATCGTAGTGAACACAAGCTCGCCCTCGCTGCCGTCGGGAAGCACCTCGCCCGTATCGGGATCAATTATTTCAGCAATGAAATTGTCCTCCTGAATATGCGAGCCGCAGTGCGCTCCGCACTCAAAAGCAACTCCTGGGCCTGACATTTCCGTAAGCCCGTAAATGTTAAACGCTTCAAGCCCGAGCTTTTCCTCAATATCCCTGCGCATCTCCCCGCTCCAGGCTTCAGCGCCGAAAATGCCCGACTTGAGATGCAGTTTGTTCTGCAGTCCTCTCTCGGTAACAACCTCTGCGAGATAAGCGGCATAAGAAGGAGTACAGGCGATAACGGTAGCCTGCATATCTATAAGGAACTGAATCTGCCTGTCCGTGTTGCCTGACGACATCGGAATTGTCATACTGCCGAGCTTGTGGGAACCGCCGTTTATACCTGCGCCGCCTGTAAAAAGCCCAAAGCCGTAGCAAATCTGCACAACGTCGTCAGGTGTCGCGCCTGCCGCGGCGAGCGCCCTTGCACAGCAGTCGTCCCACAT encodes:
- a CDS encoding HAD-IA family hydrolase, coding for MTDLRTGSGKKIDALIFDVDGVLLDVSRSFSEVIRRSILDGFVRFCGGEADSEGCTPEHEKIMKRHGAFNDDYDLAWTLLSMTAAAGGKKLSLAFPTPEKLAAELESFSGSVKEWTLERYGALIPYKEFRGYCDDLYLGTKDSKGLYMLEKPLLHAKWNELPLPAGLYTGRDLKELACAYESLGWEPLPKENVIHRETGICKPSPEGLEILCKRFGAENPLYVGDTASDFKAFKAFGKGVFAAIGSLLPEAENSFADCDEALEKML
- the hisC gene encoding histidinol-phosphate transaminase encodes the protein MDKKILEKLVRPCVMPLQPYNPGKVPEARVRIMANENNLGVSDSALRAMTRAILSANRYPDISCAELREKIAQKNGLKPEQIICGNGLDGVFTMIGRAFLNPGDEVICGDFTFSVYKSIADIMDAKAVEVPVTEEFALDIDGFIAAVTPKTKLICLCNPNNPTGSFAASSEVRRLIEAAPQDVLVIADEAYMEFTPDTDSVLPMLAEYPNLMVCRTFSKLYGLAGLRVGWAAADPDVIAQLYKVREPYCLSAVAQAAALAVLDDDEYAADTKTLVAAERVRFADFFDAHGIKYYPTAANFCLVSFGNRTEEIFDKLFADGILTRLMSYKGEKYIRFSIGEMEENIFVLEELEKIIASR
- a CDS encoding acetolactate synthase, yielding MALNQLSVFIENKPSQLLKLADTLRRHNVNMRALSLSETTDFGIARLLVDTPEKALEALKDECYVASLTPVIAVELSDEAGGLYNILQLLADAGINLEYSYAFIMKKKGSACSVIRVDDQERAEQVLGSAGVPLVSAEDIA
- a CDS encoding phenylacetate--CoA ligase, which translates into the protein MQHGCFRPEIETASRDELTALQNKRLVNTVKHCYENVPYYKRAMNEKGVSPADVHSVEDLWKLPFLSKEDLRLAYPDGMLAVPKRDVVRIHSTSGTTGKRVIAYYTQADLDMWDDCCARALAAAGATPDDVVQICYGFGLFTGGAGINGGSHKLGSMTIPMSSGNTDRQIQFLIDMQATVIACTPSYAAYLAEVVTERGLQNKLHLKSGIFGAEAWSGEMRRDIEEKLGLEAFNIYGLTEMSGPGVAFECGAHCGSHIQEDNFIAEIIDPDTGEVLPDGSEGELVFTTINKQASPLIRYRTHDICTLNREKCACGRTHVRMGKILGRSDDMLIVKGVNVFPSQIEAVLISRGCSSNYEIIVTRENNSDVLDINVEMTPEMFSDKLSSLSAMEKDIVATLKSVLGIYAKVHLVAPTTLSRSEGKAVRVVDKRGLYEKTGRN